The genome window CATAGAGTTTCTCATCATCGGTAGTGTATGCAGTGACATTGACGAAACCGAAATACCGTCCAACCTCAAGCCGGTCGGATACGTTGAGGACCTTTCTCCGTGGTATGCAATCAGTGACGTCGGTATTAATCCCGTGCACACTGGTTCTGGATCGAATACAAAAATTCCGGAGTTTTTGGCCCACGGACTTCCAACGGTGACGACTCCGTTCGGTGCGAGTGGGTTTCCCGTCGAAGATGGCTATCATCTGCTCGAGAGACCGTTGTCAGAATTTCCGGCGACACTCCGGGCGATCAACAAGGGGACGATCGATACAGACCAGTTGCGCCACCACGCCCTCGAGATTGTTGAGGAGAAGCTACACTGGAGCCAGATATCGAGGAACGTGTTAGAAATGTATAAGGGATTGTTGTCAGAGTAACCATCAACTACTTGCACGTCGCAAGTCGCTTTCCGGAAGTCTTCCGTTTAAAACGGATAGCGTACTATCTAGTTTTGCACCTCTTCAGTGAGAATACGTCTATCTAACGCCTGATTCGTCCGGTGTCGGTTGTAATAGTCTCTGAACCACCGTAGCCACCGCCGAGAACTGGAATGACTGCCCCGCCAAAACGAATGAAGCGGTCGATTCGTATGGTGATGGTGTGGAACCATTTTTCGAAGCGGTTCTGCTCCGTATAGTTGAACGCTCTTCTGCAGGAGATTATTGATACTGCTGAGCTGCCGCAATCGAGTCGAAGAGGACAAGGACACCGCGTCAGCGGTGTCCGACACGGATGATTCCGCTAGATGTGTTTGGGTCGGAATCGGTCGCAGCGGACCTGCTCCAACAGGTTCGCGGGCGTGACGCCGTTTCCTGTCCTCGCTGCCGTTCTGAGCGAACGGTCAGAAACGGCAGCTATGGACAGTTTCAGCGGTATCTCTGTAAGGATTACGACCGCACGTTTAATGATAAGACCGGCACGATCTTCGACCACTCGAAGATTGCGCTTCGCAAATGGTTGTTCTCGATCTACGCGTTTTGCGGTTTAACACGAGTCTCCGGCAGTTACAGCGCGAAATCGAAGTCACCTACAAAACGACCCACAGGCGTGTCGCGCGCTTCGCTATTGCAGCGATCGACACCCAACCAGTCGAAGACAGCCTCGGCTTCACGAAGCGACAGCCCTACCGAGTGAAGTCGAACCCATCAACTAACACCATTACCGTCGCTTTTCTCGCCACGACTTTGCTCAATGTAGCCCAGCGACTCAAGCCGGTCATCGACAGACAAATCAACTTTATCGTTTGTTACCTCGGGGGTATACTCCCCAGAATCAGAGGCTTTCGTCTCCACCCACGGTACTTCGCGGAGTGTCGATATCGCGGGACCGCCGTGGCCGTACAGCCCCCACTCACCCATGCATTCTCCGTGGTCGGCAGAGAGCACAACCTTCTCTTCGTCGATATTATTCAGTACGGTTTCGACTTCATCGAGCACGTACCGTAGATTGTCGAGATACGCCTCCCAGACCTGCTCCGTCTCCACCCGCCCCCGCATGGTCGCACGCCAAATCGACCGTTCGTAATCATCCGTGTACTCTGTCAAGTCGGGGTGTGGCACAAAGGATGCGTGAGGTTGCATATAGTGTCCAATCAAGTACTCAGGTGACTGATTTCTCGCGGTGTCGATTATCCTATCTGTTATTGATTCTGCGCGGACCGTTTGAAGCCGCGAGTCGTCCCATTCGTATCGCCAAACTTCGTCAAGAGCAGAGAAGTCGTTAGGGTCCAATTTGTCTGCAGAAAAGGGGTTCCCAGTGATATGGATGGTTTCATTCATCTCGAGAGCGTACTCGTCCGTGAAGTTTTTCGCCATCCACTCCGGTGAATTGCTTCCAACCGATAGTTCTGTATCGACTGACGATATGAAATCGTATTCTTGGGCGACTGCTCGAATTGCATCAGGGCGACAGGCATCCAATATAAGGAGCACGCCCCAATCACGGTCATAAATTGGCGTCCCGTATTCCGCCCGTACCAGATCGGAGGCTTGTTTTAATCCGTGTTTCCAGATATCGTGTGCCGTTCGTTTGATGCCCGAGTACCCATTTGCCCAGATGTCATTAGACCGCGCCTTCACGAAATCCCTCATGTAGTGATAGTTCCCATTTATCCTCAAACTATTTCTATCAGTCGGTTTAATACGGTATTGTTATCGTGTTGTCCCCAACTTTAACCCACTGGCTGTTGGTTCCGTTCGACCGATAGAGGCCCACAGGCTGCCCGCTAGCCCCGTTGTGGGTCGCATAAGTGGCGTTGTCTGGTGGAGCTGGAGCCGTTGATGCGGTCAAGTCTTGGCCCGGCTGCCCAAATATCAGGACGGATTGAACAACAAAATAAGGATCGCTCATCCGTAGGAGATTGTTGATACTGCTGAGCGGTCGCTGTAGAGACAAAGAGGACAAGGGCACCGCGTCAGCGGTGCCCGACACGAATGATTCCGCTCGATGTGTTTGGTTCGGAATCGGTCGCAGCGGACCTGCTGCAACAGGTCCGCTGGCGTGACGGTGTTACTTGTCCTCGCTGCCGTTCTGACCGGACGGTCAGAAACGACAGCTACAGGGAGTTTCAGCGGTATCTCTGTAAGAATTGCGACCGCACGTTCAACGACAAGACCGGCACGATCTTCGCTCACTCGAAGATTGCACTCCGCCGGTGGTTGTTCTCGATCTACGCGTTCCTTCGGTTCAACACGAGTCTGAGACAGTTACAGTGAGAAATCGAGGTGACTTACAAGACGATCCACCGGCGCATCGAGCGCTTCGCCAGAGCGCTCGATGCGCCTTCCCTCGATCTCGTTGGGCCGGTCGAAATCGACGAAGTGTACGTCTCTGCTGGAATGAAAGGCCGCGAGCGCGACGGTCCGTCGCGCTCGCGTGGTCTATCCACACGAGGACGTGGTTCGTACGATGGCGACAAACCACCCGTGTTCATTCTCGCTGATCGAGGAACTGGACAGCGGTACGTGATCCCTGCGAAAGCCGCCGACGAATCGACGATTCGACTCCTGCTGGCCGACCGCAAAGAGGAGTCGCTCACCGTCTATACCGACGGCTTTCGAGCATACGAACCGCTCGACGAGGACGACGCATTCGACCGCGAATACGTCGTCCACGGCGATGGTGAATACGCCGATGACGAAGTACACGTCAACACCTGCGAGAGCCACGCGTCGCTGACGCGACGGTGGCTCTCACCGCATCGAGGCATCTCAAAGGACAAGCTGACACAGTATCTCAGAGCGTTCCAGCTCCGCCGAGAGTTATACAGAAAACCGGGACGAGACGCACTCAAACACGCTGTCCGAGCGACGCTCTGAAATCAACAATGTGCTACGCAAGAGCGATAAGGATTATAGTTGTCTTCAACAAACCGAGCATCACGGTCGGCGATAAACTGCTGTCGGCCTGCTTGACTCCCGGCCGCATTTGTCAGCCCTCCCCCAATATTGAGAGCTGCATCGCTTGACAGCTGCAGCGCGTTGATGTGAGTCCAGTTGCTGTCGAACAGACCGTAATTATTGTCGACGGTCATCCGACCCAAGCCGGCCCCGCCGCCCTCCTCGATGAAAGCAATGGGAGTGCCGTCGTCGCGGAAACCGCGCAGGACTTTTCCGCCGATCCCGGCAGTGACGCGGCCGGCTAAACAGTTGCCCTTGTTCTCTGAGACAATCCCAAAAATCGCGTCGCCCCAGTCAGTTGTGACAGTGATGCCGGGTCTGTCGACCCCGCCCACCGAGTCATCCCCGAAGAGCAAATTGTAGTCCATTGGCCAGTAGGCAAATGGGGACGGGCCTGACCCTTCGTCCCTTAGATTGGCCACATAGTGGATGCGTCGTGGGTCCCCGGCTGCGAAGTCGCCGACCGCTGAGGCCGTCTTGAGAGTGATTTTCTTGATGCTGGAGAAGGGATTTAGCTCAAGGTTTACCGTGCTTGTGTCTGTCGTTTCGACGACGCAGTTATCCCAGTCACTCCCAATTATATGCACGTCATTGGGGATTTCGTCGATAACGTAGGTTCTGTCCTCAAGGATATATCGGCCCGCCCCCTCTTGGACGATTGACGATAAGTCTTCGTCGGACGACACCCATCTGTCGCTATTCACGTTCTTCTGTACTTAACGACCTCCGCCAGAATATGTTGACTGTTGAGGATTTCAACAGAGCCGGTGGGACGCGAGTTCGTACGGCTTGAATACCTCCCACTTGTCGTAATACGGATCGGTGCGGCCAAGTTGGATGCAGGCGTAGCCGGTCATCTTCATCGCCCGCGTAAGCTTCACGAGTTCCGGCGCGTCCATGCCGTCGGCCACGGCCTCTGGGCCAGGCGCATCACGAGGATCGGCCATCTCAACATTCTCGTCTTCGGCCCACGGCGCGACGTTCTCCTCCGCGGTTTCGAAGCGTGCGAGTTTCTCGTCGGGAATGCGGTCCCGGATGTTGTCGATGGTGCACTCACTGACGCGCTCGGAGACATTCATCTCCTCGTGGACCGCGTGGTTGTCCGTCTGCTCTTCGAGCCTGTAGGACGGCGTATCAGTGAGTTCTTGGCCGAGAATCAGGCGTTGGTCTTCGGCGTCGGTGAGGTCACGGGCGAGGCCGTCAACACCGAGTTCGAACCGAGTAGTGCGGAGCCCCCCGATACGGGCGACGGCTTCGAGTGGGGAGAGACCGCGCTGGAGGGTGTCGCGTATCTGGTCCTCAATCGGAATCGGGTCACCAAGCGTAGCGACCTTGACGTCGGGCTGGTCGCCGTAGACACTCTCGTCAGAAGTCTTCTTTAGATTGGTGCCTGCTACGAAGTTGTCTTCAGCGTCGGACGGATCGCCAGTCTCCCACGAGCTGTCGAGCCCGTTGAATAGGTCGTCGTCCGACATTTCCTGAATATCGTCGGCTAGCATTATAAAACACGTAGGATGCGAAATAGAGTAACCCAGGTACTTATATTGGGTACAACACATTATCCCAGTTATGCCATCCAAAGTGACCTCCGCCCTAGAGATTCTACAACAGGAGGGGCCGGTCCCTCTCGCTCAGAAGACCTCGCTCTTTCTGGCTCGACAAACATCTGCCGGGAGACAGATTTTATATAAAAAATCAAAGGAACAGATCCGGGAGCGAATGGACGCGGAGGAGGGGCTGGAGGATATTTTAGATACTGTGTTAGATGTCAAACCCGGTTACCCACCCTATAGGGTTTTCACGATGCAATTGAGAGACGAGATCAAGACCCTAACTAACTTAGTTGAGAAAGAACGACCGAAAAGCGTCTTGGAAATCGGTACTGCAAAAGGGGGATCATTCTACATCTGGAGCCGCCATCTTGACAGCGTTAATAGACTAATAAGCCTGGATTTGCCAGGTGGAAGATTTGGTGGTGGATATGATGAACAAAAGACCGAGATCTTCCGGGAATTCTCACCTTCTAAGAACATGGATTTCGTAAGGACTGACTCACATCAATCTGCCACATATGATGAAGTTTCTGATCTCGTTGATGATGGTATTGATTTTCTATTTATTGACGGAGATCACACTTATGAAGGAGTCAAACAGGACTTTGAGATGTATAGTGAGTTAGTTTCTGAAGGTGGCATTATCGCGCTACATGATATTGCTACTCACCCAAATGATGAGGAAGTAGTCAAAAGACGGCGGCAGAATGTGGAAGATATTGAAGAGCGCCATCTCTCGTGGGGTGAAGGCCACTCCGACTGCAACGTTGACCAGTTTTGGACTGAGTTAGTTGAGGAATATGATACAGAAGAGATTATTTCTCATCCAAAACAAACGTGGGCAGGAATCGGTGTAATTCGTCTTTAAAATCCACAATCTTCTAACAGCACCCTCAAAGCCAACGCTTCTTCAGTTTTCTTAGCGATACCCTTGATATTGACCAATCCAACCGCTACGAAGTTACGAATTCGACTGGGTTACTGAGGACTGTTATAGGAAACGCCGATTTACACGTCTAACTGTCTGAGACTCGTGTTGAAGCGGATGTTGGTGTAGATAGCGAGAAACCACTTTCTGAGTGTCACCGCCGAGTGTTCGAAGACAGTGCCAGTCTGGTCGTTGAACGTGCGGTCGCAATTCTTACAGCGATACTGCTGAAACACTCGATAGCTGCCGTGCCGAATCGGTGATTCGGTACGGCACCGTAGGCAACAGACGCTGTCACGCCAGCGAACCTGTGCCAGCAGGTTCGCGACCCGACGCTCCGAGCCGAACGTCTTGACTGGGAACATCGTTCGTCGGGTGACGCGTTCGCGTCACCCTTGCCCGCTGTGACTTCCAGCGACTGCTGAGACTTGACCAACAATCCTCTACACAAGAGCGAATTTTTACTGGTTATCATATTCCCCAGTCCGATACCACCGGATAATCTTACTTACTGTCTTGAGATAGCCTACCTCTTCTATCGAATCAGATATCATCTTGTGTCTTGTGCGTCCAGCCACTACCCCCCCAATAATAATATGTAAACCCGTCCTGAGAACCCCTTCTTCCTTTATTGACAACCACAATTTTTGTATCTTTAATTCCGACTGTCCTGGGTTTATAAGTGGTTCCACTCTCTCATATTCCCCTTCGTTCGTGAGGCCCTTGGCCGCGAGATAAACAGGGATATACACTCTTGATTTTTTAATTTTAGGTGAGTTATTTATTTTTGTAGCAATATCATCAAGATTTGATGCACGTCCATGGAGAAGACGAATCTCTCCCTCTACAACTTGCGGGTACGGAATCCGGAAATTGTACTCCGGTGGGAGTGTAGCTATCTGAAGGTTACTCTCATACAGTGCCGCGCGTAATGCTTCTTGATCCGTTGCAGTTTCATCTACAGAAAGGTGATTTCGATATTTATCAAGCCAGTTCTCTATTACAGCTGTTACTTCCTCATTTGATTTGTATGCTAATACCCCGCCTTGAAACATCGGGAACGCATCTGGAATACCCTCATCATATGCTTCTTCTAGTGGTGGATCAGCACTGGTTGTTCGGACGGTATCGTGAGCGGCAGCAACGTCAAATTCCTCAAGAATCTCAAATATGTGATGGATTCCTTCGGGGTGATTAAGGTAAGTATCACAGTCGAGATAGATAGTGCGTTCATACGGAGAACGAAGCATATTCTCGATTTTGTCGGCAAATCCATAATTCGGGTTAGAAATTTCATATATCGAGTCAAATCCTGGTAATGAAACATCTCTGTCAGTGAATAATGTTAGCGGAATGTTTTGACAAACTTCATTAATGCTTTGGGCGGAGATTTGAGCCTCCTTGACGAACCGTTCTCCTGTTGCAACATAAATTATGCCGCAGTTCTCGTACTCTGACTCAGTCATAGGACAAACCTTGGCCTCTTATTGTATATATGACTATTTATATCCTATGAGGTTTGTGGCTTGTGTGCGTAACTTCGACCGGAGTGTTGATGAACTGAGGATCAATGTTAGGTAAATAGTTGCGCCAAATATAATCATTCCAAATAGCTGAATTAGACCACTAATAGGGATCATAGTCTTAAGCCACAGTAGAGTGAATGCCATTCCAATCGCAGCGATGGTACACCATCCAACCTCAAGGTAGGGGATTTTGATTGAGATCAGTGTCGAGAGGTAATAACCGTGTAGGATAGTGTTTAACACAAACGAAATACCGGTTGCGAGAGCAGCACCAACAAGTCCAAATATCGGAATGAAAGCAAGATTCAAACATAGATTCACGAGTACGGATGCCACTGTAGCCTTTGCCGCCATCTCAGGGCGATCCAATCCCATTATGACTCGTGATAGGATTACATGGATTGACTGGAGGAGTTTTTCCGCCATTAGTATAATGAAAGCTAACCAAGCAATAGTAAACTCAGCTCCGAACACGATCCCGAGAATCTCTTTAGAAAACACTACTACCCCGAAAAAAGACGGGATGACGAAGAGCATTGAGGGAGTTATCGCGTTATAAATTGCGGATTCAATATTGGAATCATCTCCTTCAACAGACCACTGGCTCACTTGAGGTAGTAGGGTGGTAGCAATTGATTTGCCCAGTAGCATCGTTACGGCAGTCACTCGCCACGCGACTTCGTATGCGCCCACGTGCGCCTGCGTAAGAAACAGACCAATAATTGCGACATCAATCCAGCTATAAAAATATCCGCCGATCGAGGTGATGACATTATATTTACTATATTCAAACAGGGAACTCATATGTTTCTTTGTTGGACGACTAAGTGAAGTTGACGTCCTACACCAACCAATGACCAAGGTAAGGATAGAACCTGTAATTAATCCATACACTAAACCGACGGCGCCGTAACCTAATGAGAGGAAAACGCCACCAATTCCGACCCAAGTGGCTTGCTTTATTAATTGAAAGATTGCTGTTTGACCGACCCGCAGTTCTCCCCTAAGCACAAATAGCGATAAACGTGCTAACTCTTGGATTACTAACGCGATCACTAACAGCAGAGCCAAATTCGCTCCAAGATACCCATTGATGTATGGTCTAAATATAATTATTAGTACTATGATGGTAGTGATTGGGACTAGTTTCAGAATGATAGTGCTTGATAGATATTTGCCTGGATCGTTCCCCTCACTAATCCGTTTTTGAGCGGCACCTCGCAACCCAAAATCAGACGGAATAGTCAGCATTCCGAGGAGAGCCTGAAAAAGAAAGAAGACGCCCATTGTAGCAGCACCCAATTCTCGTGAAAAATAGGCAATTCCAGCAAACCCAAGGATGGAACTTGCTGTCTTTGAAACGAAGAGTTTGACACTAGATCGTGCTATGTCCATAATGTGTACAGTATTCCTTTATTCATAGATTAAGTTAATAGTAATACAAAACGGGATTTGGTCATAAAACCAATATTAGTTCCTCATCTCTGAGAGAATCATTTCTCGTAGATCGGGATGTTCACGATACCACTCAATGGTTTCTGTTAGCCCTTGTATGAGTGATATCGTTGGTTCAAACCCAAGGAGTCCACTGGCCTTCGAAATGTTCGATACGTATGTTTCGACATCACCAGATCGATCTGTAGACACTGTCCAGCCTGGGCACGCTTCAACGGATTCAGTAATATGGGCCGCAACCTCTGGGAGGGTTGTTCCAGTCCCCGAACCGAGATTGATCACTTCACCGTTAACTACTTCGTCTCTTTTGATCGCAGTAAGAATCCCATCACAAACATCTGAAATATGAATGAAATCTAGTAGCTTACCCTCTCCGTAGACAGTCAACTCTTCACCAGCCATAGCAAGAGCGATGAAGATTGGGATAACTCGTTGGTTCAGATCCATCGGCCCGTAGACGTTCGCCAACCGAAGCGAAGTGACGGGAACATCATCTGTCTGCATATAGGCGTTTGCCAATGCTTCTGAACTCAGTTTACTTGCTGCATATCCATTCGGACTATCGGGTGTAACTTCATCCTCAGCAGGTTTGAGATCACTCCCGTAGACATCTCGACTGGATGCGTTAATGACGAATGCATCCATTTGTTCTGCCTGTTCTAGGACGTGGCGAGTCATCTCGATATTTTCAAGCGCACGATTTGAATCAGCCACGATCGGTTGAACTTGTGAGTGGGCTGCGAGATGAATAATTATATCAGATGTGGGAAGCTCGGGTTCCTTCCGCAAATCGACCTGATTTGTCTCAATCCCAGATGGTAGTTCGAATTCTGGCGGATCAATATCTACGCCACGAACGTCGTATCCCTCCTCTATTAACCGATGACTAAGATTCGATCCAATGAATCCACTTGATCCGGTGACCAACACACGTGTCATATTTGTTTTTTGAAATATGGGATTGAATCTATAAGCCCTTCTCGTAGCGGGATTTCAGGTTTCCATCCTAATTCTGACGTTGCCTTCGAAATATCCGGTCGTCTTACTTCCGGATCTTGTGGTGGCAACTCCTCGTACGTAATCCCACTATTACTTCCGACCACATCCAGTACAACCTCGGCGAGTTCATTGATTGTCCGCTCGTCGGGATTGCCGATGTTCACAGGTTCCTCTATGTCCGACTCTAACAGCGCCACTAGCCCATCAATCATATCTGAGACATAGCAGAAGCTTCGAGTCTGCTCACCGTCCCCGTACACAGTCAAATCCTCGCCAGTCAACGCCTGTCGCATAAAGTTCGGAATCACCCGGCCATCGTCAATCCGCATCCGAGGGCCGTACGTGTTGAAGATACGCGCCACTCGTACATCCAGCCCGTGCTTATCGCGGTAAGCACGAACGAGCGATTCACCGTAACGCTTGGACTCGTCGTAACACGACCGCGGCCCATAAGGATCAACGTTTCCACGGTAATCTTCGGGCTGTGGGTTTACTTCGGGATCGCCGTACACTTCGCTAGTTGAAGTAAACAAATACGTTGCATCCTTCTCCTTTGCGAGTCCCAGTGTTTTGTGTGTGCCCAGCGCACCGACTTTCAGCGTCTTGATCGGATAGTCACGATAGAACACCGGCGAGGCGAGGCTTGCAAGATGTAACACGGCGTCTAAATCACCAGCGACGTGGATAAATTCGGTGACGTCGTGTTCGTAGAAGGAAAAGGCCGAATGCTCGAATGCATCGTCAAGATTTTCGGTCTGCCCGCTGACCCGGTTGTCCATCCCGATTACTTCGTGCCCCCCTTCTAGCAGCTGATCACAAAGATGAGAGCCGAGAAATCCGGCAGCTCCGGTAACGAGAATCCGACTCATACGAACTGCTCCTTGAGCAATGCCTCAACAGCCTCGTTCATCTCCCCGTCATCGTGCCGGATCGCCATCTCGATATTCGCTTGAAGCCAGCTCGGGATGTTCCCGATATCGTAGCGATCCCCGGCCAGTTCGACTCCACGAACGTGGTCGAGTTGCCGAATTGCGTCCGTTAACTGGAGTTCCCCACCGACGCCCTTCTCTGTCTCTGCGAGCAATTCAAAAATCTGAGGTGTAAGTACGTATCGTCCTGTGATTGCCAGGTTCGACGGAGCCTCCTCCTGTGGCGGCTTCTCGACGAAATCAGTTACTGGGAAGCTCCCATCAGCAGACGCCGACCCGTCCACATCGGCGACGCCATACGACGGCACCTGTTCACAGGGGACCCGTTCGAGAGAGAGTACGGAGCTTTCGTACTCTTCGGCCTGCTTGATGAGCGTCTCCGTACACCCTCTGTCGTTCTCGATAATCGTATCCCCCAGCAGTAACGCGAACGGCTCGTCTCCAACGTGCTTTCGCGCGTACAACACGGCATCACCGAGTCCTTCCCGCTCCTTCTGTCGAACGTAGTGGATGTCGGCAAGGTCGGCGATCTCTTGAACGCGGTCAAGCCTGTCCAGTTTGCCGTCGGCTTCAAGTTCCTCTTCGAGTTCGTACGATTTGTCGAAGTGCCGTTCAATCGCTTGCTTCCCCCGTCCCGTAATAATGAGAATATCGTCAATCCCAGCCTCGACAGCCTCCTCAACGACGTACTGTATCGTCGGCTTGTCCAGCACGGGCATCATTTCCTTCGGCTGCGCTTTCGTCACCGGAAGGAATCGAGTGCCGAAGCCCGCAGCCGGGATAACAGCTTTCGTGACCTCCATAACCTACCTGCGTAACAAAGTTCCAGATAAATACCTGTTGTCATCAGCTACGGATGAAACCCAACGAGAGTGGACCGGACAATTCTTGTGAAGGGGATGGAATTACTCTCCTAAGATGCACCTCTCTGTCGTCGGCAGCGGCTACGTCGGCACCACTATCGCGGCCTGTTTCGCGGAACTCGGCCACAATGTCGTCAACATCGACATCGACGAGGACATCGTCGACGCAATCAACGCCGGCGACCCGCCAATCCACGAGGACGGCCTCGCCGAACTCTTAGAAGAACACACCGGCGAAGACGGCAACCTCCGCGCGACCACCGACTACCAAGCCGTCCTCGATACCGATGTCACCTTCCTCTGTCTCCCCACCCCCCAGAACGACGACGGCAGTATTGACCTCTCCATCATGGAGGCTGGCGCCGAACAGTTAGGGAAGACACTCGCCGAAAAGGACGCCTGGCACACGGTCGTCGTGAAGAGCACCGTCATCCCAGGCTCCACAGAGGACGTCATCACGGCCATCCTCGAAGACGAAATGGACCGAGAAGCCGGCGTGGACTTCGGCGTCGGGATGAATCCCGAGTTCCTCCGCGAAGGCACGGCCGTCCATGACTTCCTTGACCCGGACAAGGTCGTCCTCGGCGCCGACGACGAACGAGCTCTGGAGGATATGCACGGCGTCTTCGACCCGCTCATCGAACGCGCCGACGCCCACCTCGTCGAGACGGACACCCGAACTGCGGAGATGATCAAGTACGCCAATAACTCCTTCCTCGCCGCGAAGGTCTCCCTCATCAACGATATCGGGAACATCTGCAAGGAGCTCGGTGTGGACGCCTACGAGGTCGCAGACGCAATCGGCCTCGACGACCGTATCGGCGCGAAATTCCTGCGTTCAGGCCTCGGCTGGGGGGGTAGTTGCTTCCCGAAGGACACCGCAGCCATCCGTGCAGCGGCGAGAAGTGAGGGCTACGAACCCGCGATGCTCGACGCGGCCACGGAAATCAACGACACCCAACCGAAACGCCTCCTTTCGATGATGGACCGCCACGTCGATGTCGAAAACAAACGCGTCGCCGTGCTCGGCCTTGCGTTCAAACCTGGCACGGACGACATTCGGAATACCCGCGCCATCCCGGTCATCGAAGGCCTCCAAGAGCGTGACGCCGAGATTGTCGCCTACGACCCTATCGCAGACGAGAACATGCGTGAGGTCTACCCCGATATTAAGTACGCTGAAAGCGCCGCTGGGGCGCTTGACGGCGCGTCGGCTACCCTCGTCGTGACTGACTGGGAGGAAATCACCGAGCTTGACGAGGAATTCGATACGATGGCGACGCCTGTAGTGATCGACGGTCGGCGTGCTATTGACCGGCGTGACGGCATCGTCTACGAAGGGCTAACTTGGTAGTCACTGATATAGGACGGGGACTACCGGGGACTGCGCTCACGAAAAGTTTCTCGTGCAAAATGGACTACCCGATGGGTACCCCGTACTTCTGATGTCGCGCTAGATGTTCGGCAGCGAGTAGCTGTCGACCGCTGTTCGCCGGTTTCGGTTTTTTGTTTGGTGGTACTAATTGCTGTCGAAGGAGAATGGTTCGTATCCGGTGGAACGGTACTGAATAGCGAAGCTCGGACAGAAGCTGTCCACCGCGTCATCGAGGAGGAACTTGGAGTATCCGTTACCATTGACTATTGTTTCGGTCCCTACGAGTATTTCTATGATCCCCTTGAGATCGAGGGTATTGACTCGAAATACTACATTGTGACCGTGTATCGCTGCCGACTCGATCACGAAACGCCTCTACGGAACTCAGAGAAGGTGTAGTGGATAATATATTAACCAACAAGAGTTC of Halolamina sp. CBA1230 contains these proteins:
- the aglM gene encoding UDP-glucose 6-dehydrogenase AglM, coding for MHLSVVGSGYVGTTIAACFAELGHNVVNIDIDEDIVDAINAGDPPIHEDGLAELLEEHTGEDGNLRATTDYQAVLDTDVTFLCLPTPQNDDGSIDLSIMEAGAEQLGKTLAEKDAWHTVVVKSTVIPGSTEDVITAILEDEMDREAGVDFGVGMNPEFLREGTAVHDFLDPDKVVLGADDERALEDMHGVFDPLIERADAHLVETDTRTAEMIKYANNSFLAAKVSLINDIGNICKELGVDAYEVADAIGLDDRIGAKFLRSGLGWGGSCFPKDTAAIRAAARSEGYEPAMLDAATEINDTQPKRLLSMMDRHVDVENKRVAVLGLAFKPGTDDIRNTRAIPVIEGLQERDAEIVAYDPIADENMREVYPDIKYAESAAGALDGASATLVVTDWEEITELDEEFDTMATPVVIDGRRAIDRRDGIVYEGLTW
- a CDS encoding NUDIX domain-containing protein; translated protein: MVLIAVEGEWFVSGGTVLNSEARTEAVHRVIEEELGVSVTIDYCFGPYEYFYDPLEIEGIDSKYYIVTVYRCRLDHETPLRNSEKV